GGCGACGCCGTTCCTGGTCAGCCCGTCGAGATAGTCGGTGGCCGAGCGCCGGCTTTCCGGGGCAAGGAACTGCACCAGCCGGCGGCCGATCATCGCCTCGCGGTCGCTGCCGAAGAGCGCCTCCGCGCTGGCGTTGACGCCGAGGATGGTGCCGTCGCCGTCGAGGATCAGCGTGCCGTCGGTGGCGGTGTCGAGGATGGTCTCAAGCTCACGGACGCGGTGCCGGGCGCTCGCCAGTTCCGGGCTCTCCGCCGGTCGCTCCGCGACGAGGCGCGGCCGGGAGCTTCCCGGCTCTTCGGCCGGGCGGAACGACATCATCAGCGCGTTGCCGTCGTTCCACGGCACGGCATGGAGCCGGGCCATCACCGAGACGAGGTCGTCGTCGCGGCGGCGCAGGCGCACATAGCGGTCGGCCGGGCCGCCGGCATCGCTCTCGGAGGGGCCGTCGGCTTCCTCGCCGGGGCCGACGATGATGGCGTCCAGCCCGCCGGCCTCGTCGAGGGCGTCGAGGCTGTCATAGGCGATCAGGTCGAGCATCGGCTGGTTGGCGTAGATCACGGTCTGGTCGCGGGCGATCAGCACGCCGACCGGCAGCCGGTCGAGAAGGCTCGGATCGATCTGGCGCGGCTTGTAGGAGGCAAAGGCGGAGGGAAGCGGCACGACGTTCTCCGCCTCCGCGCCGTCGGTTTTCAGCGCGGTTTCGGCAACCTCGTCGTCGTCGCCTTCCAGCCGCGCGCCGAGCGCATCGGCTATCTGGCGGAACGCCTGCAGTTCGGGCTTCGACAGGAGCGGCGCGCTTGGCGTGGTGCGCAGGATCGCCGGCGGCTCATCCCGCGGCTCGTATCGCAGTTCGGGGGCGAAGACGTCGGCTTCCCGCTCGGCGATGTCGTCGGCCGGTTCTTCGGGGTCGGCCGTTGCGCCGATCTCCGATTCGGCTTCCGGTTCCCCGGCCGGTTCGGCCTCGGTGGCCGCAGGCCCTTCGTCTTCGGCCTCCGGTTCCGCGGCCGTCTCGGCCTCCTCCGGCGTTTCGTCGCCGGAGGACTGGATCCGGCGGGCGATTTCGTCCATCGCGCCGGACGTAAGGCCGACAGCAGTCACCGATGCTGCGGTGTCGGCGGTCTCGGCGGTCTCGGTGTTTTCCGTGTCCGGGGCGTCGGTCCCATCCGGCACGTCGCTGGCGATGCCGTCGCCGAGATGGCGTCCGGAGGCGAGCGGGTCGAACTCGGCTTCCATCGTCCGGCAGACGCCGAAGCCGCGATAGCCCTCGAATTCGCGGCCGCGGCCGAAGGCGGGCAGGGCGGCGAGATCGACGGGAACGCGCAGGTCCGTGCCTTCGACCGGCCAGTCGACGGTGATCCCGCTCCAGGTGTCCTGCTTGGAGATCGCGGCCGAGACCTCGTCGGCCTTGGCGAGCCGGTAGCGTTCGGCGACCTCCGGCCAGGTCCGGTCGACGATGCTTGCCGCCGCCGGGCCGACGGCGTCGGCGAATTCGTGGCTGACGAAGGTGAAGGTGCCGTCCGTATCCATCTGCCAGACGAAGCGGTGCGGCCGCTCCCGGCGCTTGAAGGTGAAGGCGGCCGGCGTCGGCGCCTCGTGCGGCACGCTCGCGGGCGCTTCCGCAGCGGTCGGGGCGGGGGAGGGGATGTCTTCGTCGGCGGCCGCCTCGGCCACATTGCTCTCTTCGGCGGCCTCAGCCGGCGCGTCTTCGGAGATCGTTTCGTCCGCGACATCGGCCGGCGGCACTGCCGCGTCGTCCGTTTCCTCGCCGGCATCGGCAATGCCTTCTTCGGCATCGGATGCCGAAAGCTCCGACGTCTCCTCTGTCGGCCCTGCGTCGGCTTCGGCGGGCTCCGGAGCGCTCTCCGGCGCGTCGGTCGCGTCCTCATCGGGCTGCGGGCGCGCTTCGCCGACGGGCGAGGGCGTGGCAATCGTCTGCTGCACCATCGGCGGCAGGTCTGTCCTCTTCTCGCCGTTGCCCTGCGGGGCGTCGTCGCTGGACCAGTCCTTCGGCAGGTCGGGCGTTCCGTCGCCCGGCGCCGCCGCCGGCTCCGCCGGCCGCCGGCGCTCCGACATCGACGGCACCGGCACGCCGGGCCAGGCCGTCGCCATCGCGGCGGGGTCGGCCGCAAGGGCCGCCGCCTCGCCAGGCGTTGCCAGAAGCGCGATCGCCTTGCCGGTATCGCCGAGCCGGGAAATCAGCATGCGCCGGCCGGCAAAGGCGCCGGAGAGCGCGGTTGCCGCCGTGGCGCCGTGCGAAAGCGCGCTGCCGACGGCGGCCGCGACCGTGTCGGGAATGTCGGCCGGGGCCGGAAAGCCGGGCCCCGCGGCAACGATGGCGCCATCGGCGTCGATGACGGCGGCGCGAAGGCCGTTGCCGCCGAGGACGGCGCAATCGTCGGAAAGGCGCTGTTCGGCGTCCTCCGGCGCATCGATCATCTCGTTGAGCCCGATGCCGAGGACGACGGGGTCCGCATCGCCCCGCTCCACGACCGTGCACAGCACCGGCGTGCTGACCGCCGTCATGCCGCGATAGAGGCGAAGCTGGACGATCTTCGGCCGGTCGGCACCGCTTGTCGCGAGCCGGGCGATATGGCCGGCAACGCCGCCGCGGGAAAAGTCGCGACCGGCAAGGGCGGCAAGGGTCCGCGCCCTGAAGAAGCGGGTGCCCGCGGCATTGGCCCACAGAATGCGGCGGCCGCTGGCGTCCCAAAGCCAGACTGGCCGCGCATCGCCGAAATGGGCCCCGATGCGCGGATCGCCGAGGAAATCGATAAGCTGTGCGGCGGATATACTCATACGTTTTCGGTCCGTCGTGCCACGGCCGGCCCCGATATTCGGCGCCGCGGGCCTTAGGTGTCGACCCCATGTCCTTTAATACTTTGTTAATATATAGTATTCGCGATCGCGTCCATCATCGGACCCGGTCCCGGGCGGCAAGATTGCCGACAGGGTAAACGCCGCCCGGGCTGGGAGATTTATGTTGCGGTGCAGCATTTTCGTTGATAGGTTGCGGCCACGTCGGGCGACCATCGATAACAACAACGCGGCCGGCGACGGATTCACGCTTGGGAGTAACCGCAAATGGCAACCAAAAAACCGACCGGCTTCGAGATGCCGGATCAGTTTCGGCAGATGGCCGAAGGCAACGTCAAGCAGGCCCAGCAGGCCTTCGACGAAATGATGTCGGCGATGCAGAAGGCCGTGACGACGGTGGAATCCTCCGCCTCCACGGTCCAGACCGGCGCCCTCGATTTCAACAAGAAGGCGCTCGGCTATGCCGAGGAGAACGTCGCCAAGGCCTTCGAATATGCGACGAAATCGCTGCAGGTCGCGGACATGCAGGAGCTGATGCAGCTCCAGAACGAGTTCCTGCGCACGCAGATGACCGCGCTCGGCGAACAGGCCCGCGAGCTCTCCGACGCCGTCACCCGGACCGCCACGGAGGCGACCAAGAGCGGCGACAAGTAGGCGCCGGTCCGCCCCTTTGCGATAATGGAAAGGCCGGTTCCCGCCGGCCTTTTTTGCGTTCGGCTCCCGGCCTTGCCGCTATCCCCTTCAGAAAACGCGGATTTTGCTGCAGCGCAAAAAAATATTGCATTGCAGCAAAAGTCTCCCTATATTGGGTCGCAGAGTTGAGGGGCAGACATTCTGCCAGTTCCGGTATCGGCACCGACGGCAACGGGTCGGGCGGGGCCTGCCAGGAAGCAGAGTTTCCCATTCGTTCCGCGCGGATCACCTGGCGACGGACAACCGAGGAGAAAGACAATGGCCACCACCGAAAAGACCACCAAGACCGCTGCCAAGCCGGCCGCCAAGGCCGCCGAGGACACCTTCGCCATCGGCAATATGGGCAATATGGAAGTCCCGACCGCCATGCGCGAGATGGCCGAGAAGAGCGTCACCCAGGCCCGCGACGCCTACGACAAGTTCCGCACGGCCACCGAGGACGCCACCGGCATGATGGAGGACTCCTACGAGACCTCCCGCCAGAACGCGATCGAGTTCAACAGGAAGGCGATCGACCTGGTCAAGGAGAACGCCGACGCGACGTTCGACTTCTTCAAGGACCTGCTCGGCGCCAAGTCGATGGCCGAGGCGATCGAGCTGCAGACCGGCTTTGCCCGCAAGCAGTTCGAGGCCGCCGGTTCCCAGGTCAAGGACATGCAGGAACTGGCCACCCGCGCCGCCACCGACGCCTCGCAGCCCTTCAAGGAAGTGTTCGAGAAATCCTTCAAGAACATCAAGGTCGCTTAAGCTTCCTCCCACGACCTGATGTTAGCCTGGCGCCCGGTGCATCGCACCGGGCGTTTTTTTATGGTTTTTGAAGGCGGTAGGGCAACCGATTCGCGGCCCGGCCAGCGCTCCGGCGAGGGATTTCGGGGCGCTTTCCGATTGGCCCGATGCCCTCTTGAAAAGGCGGCGGTTTCTCCATATTGTCCGCCAACGTTTCGCCTGTGCAGCTGTAGCTCAGTTGGTTAGAGCGCCGGATTGTGGATCCGGAGGTCGTAGGTTCGACCCCTACCAGCTGTACCATTTCTCCAGAATTCGGCCGATTTCCCCCGCGCGTAGCCCGCGCCCGCGCCGTCACGATTGTGCGTAGACCGCGTAGGCATCATAAAAGTTGCATAAATGGCACACGTCCCTTGGTAGAAATACCAAGTGCTTTTTGGGGAGTATCGAGGCCGCGCCGAATGCGCTATTGTTCCCTTGCATGCTGGAGGACTTAAGGCGTGTTGAACGACGCTGGCTCGTGTGGCCCGCCGTTCAACACGCCTTCTTTTATGTGCAAACGCCTGGAAGTAGCGGGGCGTAAGGCCTCAACCGGATACGGCGGATACCCTCAGAATCGGTAGCCGGCCTCGTCAAGGAACGCCTTCAGCGCCTCCGGAAACGGGACCGAGACCTGGTCTTCCGGCTTGCAGCTTTCCATCGGCTGGCCCGTGCGGCAGATGTCGTAGCCCTCGTCCTGGGGCGCTTTCTTGTAGGCCTCCAGCATCGCCTCCCAGGCCTCCTTGCCTTCCCCGACCAGCGATTTCTGCGCCACCCAGCCGGCATAGAAGCCGGCGGCGAACTCGCCGTTGCGGTCCGCGGCCCAGCCCTCCATCGCCTTGATCCAGGTGCGGTGCTTCTTTTCGAAGCGCTTGTCGCGGGTGACGTCCACCGGCTTGCCGTTCCGGATGGCGAGAATCTTCAGCGGTGCGGCGCTGCAGGCGTAGCAGTCGAAGGCATAGAGGAAGCGGTTGTCGATGATCACCAGTTCCCCGGTGCCGTCGCCGTCGGCATCCTCCAGATAGTCGCCGCCGCCATCCCAGTCGCCGATCACATGGGCCGACCATTTGCCGGCCTTGTCGGCGGCCGCGACGATCACCCGCGTGCAGCAATGGGCGCCGCCCGAATAGCTGGAAAAGACGACCTCGGGCGTGGCGTTCCCCGGATCCATCTCGGCGATCTCGGCCGCGCCCTGGCGCCAGTCGGAGCCGGCCGACACGCCCTCGGTGCGCAGAACGGTGCGCCCGTCGACGATCACCTCTAGGAGCGGCACCACCTCGGTGGCGCCGCCGCTGATCTGCGGCTCGGCGATGACCCGAGCCGTGATGCCGCCGGCGCTGACCTCGACCCGCTCGTGCTCGTCGTCGAGTTCGGCCCTTGGAAAGCTGGTCTCCGCCACGGCGGATGCGACAAGGAAAAGGCCGAAAAGTCCGGCGATGGTGGCCGACAGAATTGGTGCGCGCATGTGTTTGAGCCCCCGCTCGTTTCCACCTTCGGCGTGGCCCGGTGTCCGGATAGCGTTCGCCGCCATGCGTACTCCGGTGCATTTTGGGGCGACTATATCGGCAGTGCGCCGCCCCGTCATCGTCTTAAACGGCCAGAATGCTGCCCCTTTCGAGGGCCTCGCGTGCCAGCGCGACCGCTTCCCCGGTGTCGCCGGAGGCATCGACCCGGGCCCAGGTGATGGTGCCGAGGTCGTAGGTGAGCTGGCGTTCCACCACCGAGACGTCGGCGTCGGAGGCATCGCCGGTGCGCGCCTCGACGCGGGCAAACAGCGTTTCGGCCGGCGCTTCCAGCCACAGCCCCTGGAAGGGCACCTCCACCGCCTCGGCGATCCGTTCCGCGGCCGCGCGTTCCGCCGGCATGGAGAATACCGCATCGAGCACCACCGACTGGCCGGCAGCGAGCGCCGTGCGCGCCTTGGCGATGATCCGGTGATAGACCTCGTGGGTGACCTCCAGCGTGTACGCGTCCTCCGGCAGGTGCTCGGTCTCCGGGATCCCGAAAAGGTCCTTGCGCTCGATGTCGGAGCGCAGCACCAGCGCCCCCGGCGCCCGGTCGAGATGCGGTGCAACGGCCGCGGCGATCGTCGACTTGCCGGTGCCGGAAAGCCCGCCGACCGCATAGAGCCGCGGCGGCGCCGGGTCCATCAGGGCGCGGGCGAGCGCGAAATAATCGCCCGCCTGGGCCGAGGCCTCGGCAAAGGCGGCGCCGTCCAGATGCGCCAGCCGCGACGCCGTCACCATCGCCCGGATCCCCGCGCGCAGCGCCATGAAGAAGGGCAGGGCCGCCAGCGCCTCGAAATGGTCCGGGTCCGGCCGGTGCGCCAGATAGCGGCAGAGCACCCGGTTCGCGGCCCGGTGGTCGCCGCGCTGCCACAGGTCCATGAGCAGGAAGGCGAGGTCGTAAAGGACGTCGTTGGTGGCGATCGAATCGTCGAACTCGATGGCGTCGAACAGCACCGGCTTGCCGTCGAAGCAGGCGATGTTGCCGAGATGGCAGTCGCCGTGGCAGAGCCGGATATGGCCGAGCCGGCCACGCTGCTCGATCAGCGGGGTGAGGCGGGCGAGTGCATCCTCCATCGCATGCGACAGGGCATGGACCTGGCCGATGTCGAAGAGATCCGGCCATTCCTTGAAGCCGGCCTCGTTGTTGGCGATGTAGCCGGCAAGGCTTTTCAGCCATGGCAAGGCGTCGCGCTTCGGCGCCCGCTCGTGGGAGGCCGCGATGCGGGCGACCAGCGCATCGACCAGCCGGTCGCTGAGCGGGCCATGCTCGGCGATGCGGTCGAGCGTCTCGGTCTCGTCGAAGCGGTTCATCCGGACCGCCCACGCAACGGGCGTTCCCGCGCCGCCGATGGCGAGCCCGCCATCTGGCTCGCGGGTGATGGCGACGACGTCGCGATAGATCTCCGGCGCGTTGTCGCGGTTGACCTCGATTTCGCGATGGCAGGCGCGGCGGCGTTTCTCCAGCGTCGAAAAATCGAGAAAGGGATAGCGCACGGCGCGCTTGATCTTCAGCACCTCATCGCCGGCAAGGAACACCATTGCGGCGTGGGTGTCGATCCGCCGCACGTCCTGCTTGAGCCCGTAAGTCTTTGGATCCTGGAGGAAAGCGACGATTTCGCCCTGGTCCTGCATGACGTGCTGGCGGTGCCGGGTGTTGTTGCTCATTGTGCGTTTCCCCATCTGTTGAAGACGGTGGACTCCGCCCGGGCGACATTTGTTCGTGCCGTCACAAATCCGTTGACGGATGTCGCTCTGGTGGAGTTCGATTGCGACAGATCGTTGAATCTGTTCAGCATAAGTTGAAAGCCGTGTGGGGGAGTGACGCCATGGAACATCTCGGACTGAAAAAGATCAGGTTGAATCTGGCCCGCACCAAGGAACACCCTGGTGGGTCGTCCCTGCATGGCTACGAGTTCATTGCTCCCCTCGATGATAACGGCCACATCGATCCCGTCGAAT
This genomic stretch from Rhodobium gokarnense harbors:
- a CDS encoding ATP-binding protein → MSISAAQLIDFLGDPRIGAHFGDARPVWLWDASGRRILWANAAGTRFFRARTLAALAGRDFSRGGVAGHIARLATSGADRPKIVQLRLYRGMTAVSTPVLCTVVERGDADPVVLGIGLNEMIDAPEDAEQRLSDDCAVLGGNGLRAAVIDADGAIVAAGPGFPAPADIPDTVAAAVGSALSHGATAATALSGAFAGRRMLISRLGDTGKAIALLATPGEAAALAADPAAMATAWPGVPVPSMSERRRPAEPAAAPGDGTPDLPKDWSSDDAPQGNGEKRTDLPPMVQQTIATPSPVGEARPQPDEDATDAPESAPEPAEADAGPTEETSELSASDAEEGIADAGEETDDAAVPPADVADETISEDAPAEAAEESNVAEAAADEDIPSPAPTAAEAPASVPHEAPTPAAFTFKRRERPHRFVWQMDTDGTFTFVSHEFADAVGPAAASIVDRTWPEVAERYRLAKADEVSAAISKQDTWSGITVDWPVEGTDLRVPVDLAALPAFGRGREFEGYRGFGVCRTMEAEFDPLASGRHLGDGIASDVPDGTDAPDTENTETAETADTAASVTAVGLTSGAMDEIARRIQSSGDETPEEAETAAEPEAEDEGPAATEAEPAGEPEAESEIGATADPEEPADDIAEREADVFAPELRYEPRDEPPAILRTTPSAPLLSKPELQAFRQIADALGARLEGDDDEVAETALKTDGAEAENVVPLPSAFASYKPRQIDPSLLDRLPVGVLIARDQTVIYANQPMLDLIAYDSLDALDEAGGLDAIIVGPGEEADGPSESDAGGPADRYVRLRRRDDDLVSVMARLHAVPWNDGNALMMSFRPAEEPGSSRPRLVAERPAESPELASARHRVRELETILDTATDGTLILDGDGTILGVNASAEALFGSDREAMIGRRLVQFLAPESRRSATDYLDGLTRNGVASLLNDGREVIGLAAQGGLIPLFMTIGRLDDTSERAGAAPAYGGDRKYCAVLRDITQWKKAEEELTASKRKAEDASSQKSDFLAKISHEIRTPLNGIIGFSEVMMEERFGPIGNDRYRDYLRDIHTSGEHIMSLVNDLLDLSKIEAGKLELTFEAVSPAEIIQEGVALLQPQANRARIIIRTSLPASVPKVVADPRSLRQIVLNLLSNAIKFNTPGGQVIVSTALEDNGEVTLRVRDTGVGMSEREIEMALEPFRQLHTSRFSGGTGLGLPLTKALAEANRASFAITSDHGSGTLVEISFPTTRVLAE
- a CDS encoding phasin family protein, whose protein sequence is MATKKPTGFEMPDQFRQMAEGNVKQAQQAFDEMMSAMQKAVTTVESSASTVQTGALDFNKKALGYAEENVAKAFEYATKSLQVADMQELMQLQNEFLRTQMTALGEQARELSDAVTRTATEATKSGDK
- a CDS encoding phasin, whose amino-acid sequence is MATTEKTTKTAAKPAAKAAEDTFAIGNMGNMEVPTAMREMAEKSVTQARDAYDKFRTATEDATGMMEDSYETSRQNAIEFNRKAIDLVKENADATFDFFKDLLGAKSMAEAIELQTGFARKQFEAAGSQVKDMQELATRAATDASQPFKEVFEKSFKNIKVA
- a CDS encoding bifunctional aminoglycoside phosphotransferase/ATP-binding protein, producing MSNNTRHRQHVMQDQGEIVAFLQDPKTYGLKQDVRRIDTHAAMVFLAGDEVLKIKRAVRYPFLDFSTLEKRRRACHREIEVNRDNAPEIYRDVVAITREPDGGLAIGGAGTPVAWAVRMNRFDETETLDRIAEHGPLSDRLVDALVARIAASHERAPKRDALPWLKSLAGYIANNEAGFKEWPDLFDIGQVHALSHAMEDALARLTPLIEQRGRLGHIRLCHGDCHLGNIACFDGKPVLFDAIEFDDSIATNDVLYDLAFLLMDLWQRGDHRAANRVLCRYLAHRPDPDHFEALAALPFFMALRAGIRAMVTASRLAHLDGAAFAEASAQAGDYFALARALMDPAPPRLYAVGGLSGTGKSTIAAAVAPHLDRAPGALVLRSDIERKDLFGIPETEHLPEDAYTLEVTHEVYHRIIAKARTALAAGQSVVLDAVFSMPAERAAAERIAEAVEVPFQGLWLEAPAETLFARVEARTGDASDADVSVVERQLTYDLGTITWARVDASGDTGEAVALAREALERGSILAV